One genomic window of Arachis stenosperma cultivar V10309 chromosome 10, arast.V10309.gnm1.PFL2, whole genome shotgun sequence includes the following:
- the LOC130954076 gene encoding uncharacterized protein LOC130954076, with protein sequence MEALLSQFTLLSDHALQDKNFDPSTIEDLMKLFEIESYKAWAAAELEQQTEVEEAEVSMQEAEDYLDSVMECAMDEFRLFEEEFESMSKAEMESLVNTAESARKMGNLMEKAASIASKKYIEAALNSATASMKSAWKGISSGKVHPS encoded by the coding sequence atggaagcCCTTCTGTCCCAATTCACCTTGCTCTCAGACCATGCTCTACAGGACAAGAACTTTGATCCATCCACAATTGAGGACCTCATGAAGCTGTTTGAGATTGAGTCATACAAGGCATGGGCAGCTGCAGAACTTGAGCAACAGACAGAGGTTGAAGAGGCTGAGGTTTCCATGCAGGAAGCTGAGGACTACCTTGATTCTGTCATGGAATGCGCCATGGACGAGTTCCGGCTCTTCGAAGAGGAGTTTGAGAGCATGTCAAAGGCTGAAATGGAGAGCCTAGTTAACACTGCTGAGAGTGCAAGAAAAATGGGAAATTTGATGGAGAAAGCTGCCTCCATTGCTTCCAAGAAGTATATTGAGGCTGCACTCAATTCGGCCACTGCTTCCATGAAATCTGCTTGGAAAGGTATCTCTTCTGGCAAGGTTCATCCTTCTTAA
- the LOC130954075 gene encoding disease resistance protein RPS2-like, with protein sequence MEVKPFNIVKTEMNEFSKKEPSGFPIMELEAGDFSKTEVKPFSILKTEPGEFPRKELLDFYLVAKFFSDETESEWALVEKFFSDETESEGASASQTSTLTSLKSSIFSPESENSLRRKRDLLSLLSSYSVNARMIFQDFTSKSYDERQLPLNLRGLLPKEIIRDAENGDRSWSRSSSGFGEADLDFIPEAILNLARDLAVHQLIQTLISFSKNQNLNYIKYIRLSTRSDVEKRVVMAKVAAALNDKHNVLDILSSFRGTLSIEASSYPTTGGEKELRKHVCQLLQLSMIEDDEVLCTRHIEEEMSSSRYLVILADRDGEEIVDLQRVGFCKSLLSGVLVLITTDSPAPQHAKEEGLMEAIVDLEIRTKEHLLPWVVFCHNVGKDFVYSSSAILTTAVRIVEECRSHLHAILLVAKWLKNHQDVRKWELALLKLQSANPSQDIHNFHGLNEIMVNTFLNLIWDGMNKTQQNCLLSCIVIPKIRDGMVDHELMNHWMSSLFVDAGETEKNLRQLVENSVFLQFDGVGGRYTWLPEETYQMLERLYSSYPLFIEKSNLGLTEPPNPDKWNNAIRIELAGNKISELPKSPACLELKVLMLQSNADLTKIPSSFFGQMPLLCILNLSYTSVRELPSSLFFLEQLRELYLKGCECFMKLPPEIGNLEKLEKLDLDETQITHLPKEVQKLTNMQSLTLCFYEYRVKKNMPYSCSTIIPSGVLSKLKRLEHLCIGVNPDDERWDENLQVILPEILGLECLQTLSMYIPQPELLKLIPAHIFELDFRFIVGRHMQRIISSIPPATDVKFKQSDCSLKFVKGEGVPDEIKTVLRHSKALFLDRHFTLKSLSEFEMKNLEQLRVCILAECKEMQTCGGGAKDEDDMLPHLLFLSIFHMKNLRSIWEGPTSPHSSFGMLQSLSLQSCPKLVTLFSLDFLGNLSLLKKLIVKDCPKLSTLISHESSKRNSHTFLPKLSKLLLLHLPELSSISNGLQIGPGLKEIAFYDCPKLHSLSRKELVSKELMAIKGETNWWKSLEGRTPNFNWIFSPINEEADLMTQLGICDDDDIDNGPGDSVGKPSQPTGIATCVSNSPTRRGKYRRRRISQIWEIETSYLTDDGYAWRKYGQKPLFNNKYPRNYYRCTHKYDQGCTATKHVQQIGEDPPLYKTVYFGHHTCRRRP encoded by the exons ATGGAAGTGAAGCCATTTAATATCGTTAAAACGGAGATgaatgaattttcgaaaaaagagcCATCTGGATTTCCCATAATGGAGTTGGAAGCAGGTGATTTTTCCAAAACAGAGGTGAAGCCATTCAGTATCCTTAAAACAGAGCCAGGAGAGTTTCCTAGAAAGGAGCTGTTAGATTTCTACTTAGTGGCGAAATTTTTTTCTGACGAAACAGAATCTGAATGGGCCTTAGTGGAGAAATTTTTTTCTGACGAAACAGAATCTGAAGGGGCCTCGGCTTCTCAGACTAGTACTTTGACAAGCTTGAAATCATCAATTTTCTCACCTGAATCAGAAAATAGTTTGAGGAGGAAGAGGGATTTGCTGAGCCTCTTGTCTAGTTACTCTGTGAATGCGAGAATGATATTTCAAGATTTCACATCAAAGTCATATGATGAGAGGCAGCTGCCGCTTAATCTACGAGGACTTCTTCCAAAGGAGATAATAAGGGATGCTGAAAATGGTGATAGGTCCTGGTCCCGGTCCAGCTCCGGCTTCGGTGAGGCCGACTTGGACTTCATTCCAGAAGCTATTCTCAATTTGGCTCGTGATCTTGCTGTCCACCAACTCATCCAAACGTTGATTTCCTTTTCTAAAAATCAAAATCTAAACTATATAAAATACATCAGATTGTCAACCAGAAGCGATGTTGAGAAAAGAGTAGTCATGGCGAAAGTAGCAGCAGCCTTGAATGACAAGCATAATGTGCTTGACATTCTGAGTTCATTTCGTGGAACTCTTAGTATTGAAGCCTCAAGTTATCCAACTACAGGAGGAGAGAAGGAACTTCGAAAACATGTTTGTCAGCTACTTCAGCTTTCAATGATTGAAGACGATGAAGTTTTGTGCACCAGACACATTGAGGAAGAGATGTCAAGCAGCAGGTACCTAGTAATTCTTGCAGACAGGGATGGTGAGGAAATTGTCGATCTACAAAGAGTGGGATTTTGTAAGAGTCTACTGTCAGGAGTTTTGGTACTCATTACCACTGATTCACCAGCACCTCAACATGCTAAAGAAGAAGGATTGATGGAAGCGATAGTGGACTTGGAAATTCGGACTAAAGAACATTTGCTGCCATGGGTGGTCTTCTGTCACAATGTGGGGAAGGATTTTGTATATTCATCAAGTGCCATCCTGACAACTGCAGTGCGCATAGTTGAGGAGTGTCGAAGCCACCTTCACGCAATTCTCCTTGTGGCAAAGTGGTTGAAGAATCATCAAGATGTCAGAAAGTGGGAACTTGCTCTCCTCAAATTGCAATCTGCTAATCCTTCACAAGATATCCACAATTTTCATGGTTTAAACGAGATCATGGTTAACACATTCCTAAACTTAATATGGGATGGCATGAATAAGACACAACAGAATTGCCTACTGAGCTGTATAGTCATCCCTAAAATTAGAGATGGCATGGTTGATCATGAATTGATGAATCACTGGATGTCTTCTCTCTTTGTGGATGCTGGAGAAACAGAAAAGAACCTAAGACAACTTGTAGAAAATTCTGTCTTTCTTCAATTTGATGGTGTTGGAGGCAGGTATACTTGGTTACCAGAAGAAACCTATCAAATGTTAGAACGGCTATACAGCTCATACCCATTGTTCATAGAGAAATCAAACCTAGGGTTGACTGAACCACCCAACCCTGACAAATGGAATAATGCCATACGAATTGAATTAGCAGGCAATAAAATCTCTGAGTTACCAAAGTCCCCAGCTTGTCTGGAACTCAAAGTTTTGATGCTGCAAAGCAATGCTGATTTGACAAAAATACCATCTTCATTTTTTGGTCAGATGCCACTGCTTTGCATCCTGAACTTATCTTACACTAGTGTAAGAGAACTGCCATCTTCATTGTTTTTTCTGGAGCAGCTTAGAGAACTGTATCTGAAAGGTTGTGAATGCTTCATGAAGTTACCACCTGAAATTGGAAATTTGGAGAAGCTTGAGAAGCTTGATCTTGATGAGACTCAGATCACACATCTGCCAAAAGAGGTCCAGAAGTTAACCAATATGCAAAGTTTGACCCTCTGCTTTTATGAATATCGTGTCAAGAAGAACATGCCATATTCTTGCTCAACAATTATTCCTTCTGGCGTGCTATCTAAACTCAAGAGGTTGGAACATTTGTGTATTGGTGTAAACCCTGATGATGAGCGGTGGGATGAGAATCTGCAAGTTATTCTACCAGAAATATTGGGATTAGAGTGTTTGCAAACTCTCAGTATGTATATCCCACAACCGGAACTTTTGAAGCTCATACCGGCCCACATTTTTGAGCTTGATTTCAGGTTCATTGTTGGTCGTCATATGCAGCGGATTATATCAAGCATACCACCTGCCACTGATgtgaaatttaaacaaagtgACTGCAGCTTAAAATTTGTAAAAGGTGAGGGTGTCCCAGATGAAATCAAAACGGTTCTTAGACACAGCAAGGCTCTTTTCTTGGATAGGCATTTCACCTTGAAGAGTCTTTCTGAATTTGAAATGAAAAATTTAGAGCAACTAAGGGTGTGCATATTGGCAGAATGCAAAGAAATGCAGACATGTGGAGGTGGAGCAAAAGATGAAGATGACATGCTTCCGCATTTGCTATTCTTGAGTAtattccacatgaagaacctgaGAAGCATATGGGAAGGCCCAACTTCCCCTCACTCCTCATTTGGTATGTTACAGTCTTTGTCATTGCAAAGTTGTCCCAAGTTGGTGACTCTCTTCTCTTTGGACTTTCTGGGAAATCTTTCTTTGTTGAAGAAACTTATAGTGAAGGACTGCCCCAAATTAAGTACATTGATAAGTCATGAATCATCCAAGCGCAATTCACATACTTTCCTCCCTAAATTGAGCAAGTTATTGCTTCTCCATCTTCCTGAATTGTCCAGCATTTCAAACGGGTTGCAAATTGGGCCTGGTTTAAAAGAAATAGCATTTTATGACTGTCCAAAGTTGCACAGTCTttcaaggaaggaattggtAAGCAAAGAACTAATGGCAATAAAAGGAGAAACCAACTGGTGGAAGTCACTAGAAGGTCGAACGCCTaattttaattggattttttcCCCAATTAATGAAGAGGCTGACTTGATGACTCAGTTAGGTATATGTGACGATGACGATATTGATAATGGTCCAG GTGACTCAGTAGGTAAGCCGTCACAGCCTACAGGGATTGCAACTTGTGTATCAAATTCACCGACTAGGAGAGGCAAATATAGAAGGCGTAG AATCTCACAAATTTGGGAGATAGAGACAAGTTATCTCACTGATGATGGATACGCATGGAGAAAATATGGTCAGAAACCGTTGTTCAACAATAAGTACCCGAG AAATTATTACAGATGCACTCATAAGTATGATCAAGGATGCACGGCCACAAAGCATGTTCAACAGATTGGCGAGGACCCTCCTTTATATAAAACAGTTTACTTTGGGCATCATACATGCCGCCGTAGACCGTAG